Proteins encoded by one window of Crassostrea angulata isolate pt1a10 chromosome 9, ASM2561291v2, whole genome shotgun sequence:
- the LOC128162479 gene encoding uncharacterized protein LOC128162479 isoform X1, which yields MKQEHENQIHITMLKRLLSTVVLVAFCKNVAFSRVIVHPVQYPPGHDALNRPKIQMMHDPDIVWKEHAYPAHIYPNNEQFVNDINSPHLDYDQLLSTFENTLSDVQKNLDYVNYPGGISGHVRDNVATSRRLGNVVTGPYKKIHAVGNRESKTNFGSKILNNGVYESSAWHSSKGGLTNSRKISPMNRKNSLHFNGILNEKSDSYKYPDGQSVKQSLNNYKEHDSISQYNPKDYLQTTEEANAEYILKTLQQKGYENINPDYKGSKYDSKTSSSQSKDYIKHHPVTRPKKYDYHPTESPSNYQKATTHSPKDYVKYHTTTSVPNYVYKATTPWHYFYQKHQPTTETPGHVYKPTTPQQYKYREHPTTATSEYVYKITTPQPYDYNKYQPTTKRPQQYNKKKYSAIESLKFILKPTTTQPFDYVKYQQTTEVPTYVHDPTTPWPIDYRKYQPTTKAPEYKHEPQQQYAYHSKKYPAIGGSKYDYKTTTAQPYGNEKYQTTTEAPSYVYDPTTMPMVYKGYKENQHKEYDYKTTTPQPYDNKKYQTTTKAASYFYDPTTIPMVYKGYKENQPKGALKYDYKSTTPQPYDYKKYQTTTEAPDYLYDRTSPKSIDYKKYQSKQALKHDYKTPTPKQYGYKQTTTEAPKYDYKTTTPKQYGDIATTPWHYYQEKSTTASPKYDYKTTTPQQYGDIVTTPIHYYHEKSTTASPKYDYKSTTQSYDYRKYEPTTQKYGFPATTEINNYNKYDLTSKAPKYDYKTSTPLPKDYKKYQTTTGAPNYHSRSKSSTESYDYTGYHTTTETSAYDYKTTSPQFDYKKYQPTTKPPKYDYKPTTSAYDYKIYKSTTEIPEYKTTTPQQYSYMKYSTTTVSPKYDLKSTTPMQYKFKKYQTTTSGPEYDTKLTTPPHYSYRKYQSSTDAPNYKYKPTTPLQYGYENDQQTAGSAQSNYKHTNYLKRGETSIIDLNSLRRKAAKNGNDVKPYLDKTLRRGLSNILKNQPYEGKRRVWTKPGKQFAEKVKYWMVKLIEKPTIISFERFINLLKTKYSNIDDIPDIIYESVIQCEGPVKMLYMIKKGDVLKYFNLFCQSSESTKKITAMVAFIRIWEQLKDMSTIGKDCCNCEKRKVVTIQKESSDSESESDASLESVSSDESSGEDSSSTEPEPFFDEEDYKSSDDYSKSSGSSSTDSKNTDEKYEDDSSSSSYSEPVFNELAYKTTKDESKSSGSSSMESQITDEKYDGDSSSNSDPEPSYKKKSYQSTKSKSVSSESLSRENQNDDYKYSSKEIQSSSKDDSSSYSEPEPVYEKLANKDISSESGSSSADLSSSSIEPEPEALYDDLNSKSLGSESSSAESQHLDDKGKSSESKSSSADSDSSSSESGPLLRDANKDNLRY from the exons ATGAAACAAGAACATGAAAACCAGATTCATATCACTATGCTGAAGAGATTACTATCAACTGTTGTACTG GTGGCGTTTTGTAAAAACGTCGCTTTTTCTCGAGTTATTGTCCATCCAGTTCAATACCCACCAGGCCATGATGCCTTAAACCGGCCAAAGATTCAAATGATGCACGACCCTGACATCGTTTGGAAAGAGCATGCATATCCTGCCCACATATATCCGAACAACGAACAGTTCGTAAACGATATAAATTCTCCTCATTTGGACTATGACCAGTTACTGTCAACGTTTGAAAATACACTCTCAGATGTACAAAAGAATTTGGATTACGTGAACTACCCTGGGGGAATTTCTGGACACGTGAGAGATAATGTCGCAACTTCGCGCCGTCTTGGTAACGTAGTTACCGGTCCATACAAAAAGATCCATGCTGTGGGAAATAGAGAATCGAAAACAAATTTTGGatcaaagattttaaataaCGGTGTTTATGAATCTTCTGCATGGCATTCATCAAAGGGAGGTTTGACAAACAGTAGGAAAATATCACCAATGAACAGGAAAAACAGCTTGCACTTTAACGGAATTCTGAATGAAAAAAGTGACAGTTATAAATATCCAGATGGACAATCAGTCAAGCAGtcgttgaataattataaagaaCACGACTCAATTTCGCAATACAATCCAAAAGATTACCTGCAAACAACTGAAGAAGCAAATGCAGAATACATTCTAAAGACGCTACAACAGAAAGGCTACGAAAACATCAATCCAGATTACAAAGGGTCAAAGTATGATTCAAAGACGTCCTCATCACAGTCAAAAGACTACATAAAACATCACCCTGTAACTCGACCTAAAAAATATGATTACCATCCAACTGAATCTCCAAGCAATTACCAAAAAGCCACTACGCACTCTCCAAAGGACTACGTAAAGTATCACACAACAACCAGCGTTCCAAATTACGTCTACAAAGCCACAACACCTTGGCATTATTTTTATCAGAAACATCAACCAACAACGGAAACTCCTGGTCATGTGTACAAGCCTACTACTCCGCAACAGTATAAATATAGGGAGCACCCAACAACTGCAACTTCTGAGTATGTTTACAAAATCACAACACCACAGCCATATGATTACAACAAATATCAACCGACAACAAAACGTCCACAGCAGTATAATAAGAAGAAATACTCTGCAATCGAATCTCTAAAATTTATCCTTAAGCCTACCACAACACAACCATTTGATTACGTTAAATATCAACAAACAACCGAAGTTCCGACTTATGTGCATGACCCGACCACGCCATGGCCGATCGATTATAGAAAGTATCAACCAACAACTAAAGCACCGGAATACAAACATGAACCCCAACAGCAGTATGCATATCATAGCAAGAAATATCCAGCAATTGGAGGTTCGAAATATGACTACAAAACTACAACAGCACAACCATATGGTAATGAAAAATACCAGACAACAACTGAAGCTCCAAGTTATGTTTATGACCCGACTACTATGCCGATGGTTTACAAAGGATATAAGGAAAATCAACATAAAGAATATGACTATAAAACTACAACACCGCAGCCATATGATAACAAGAAATACCAGACAACAACTAAAGCTGCAAGTTATTTTTATGACCCGACTACTATTCCGATGGTTTACAAGGGATACAAGGAAAATCAACCTAAAGGAGCTCTAAAATATGACTATAAAAGTACAACACCGCAGCCATATGATTACAAGAAATACCAGACAACAACCGAAGCACCAGATTATCTTTATGACCGTACTTCACCAAAGTCAATTGATTATAAGAAATATCAATCAAAGCAAGCTCTTAAACATGATTATAAAACACCAACGCCAAAACAATATGgctacaaacaaacaacaactgAGGCGCCTAAATATGACTACAAAACTACAACACCTAAACAATATGGCGACATAGCTACAACACCGTGGCATTATTATCAAGAGAAATCGACAACCGCATCCCCAAAATATGActacaaaacaacaacaccaCAGCAATATGGCGACATCGTTACAACACCGATACATTACTATCATGAGAAATCGACAACCGCTTCTCCAAAATATGACTACAAAAGTACAACACAGTCATATGATTATCGGAAATATGAGCCAACAACTCAAAAATATGGTTTTCCCGCTACAACAGAgataaataattacaacaaatatGATCTTACATCAAAAGCGCCAAAATACGACTACAAAACTTCAACACCATTACCAAAGGATTACAAGAAATACCAAACAACAACCGGAGCTCCAAATTATCACTCAAGATCAAAATCATCAACTGAGTCCTATGATTACACTGGATATCACACAACAACGGAAACCTCGGCCTATGACTACAAAACAACAAGCCCGCAGtttgattacaaaaaatatcaacCAACAACAAAGCCACCAAAATATGACTATAAACCTACAACATCGGCATATGATTACAAGATTTATAAATCAACTACCGAGATTCCAGAATACAAAACTACAACACCACAACAGTACAGTTATATGAAATATTCAACGACAACTGTGTCACCAAAATATGACCTCAAATCAACAACACCTATGCAGTATAAATTCAAGAAATACCAAACAACAACTAGCGGTCCGGAATATGACACCAAACTTACTACACCGCCACACTATAGTTACAGGAAATATCAATCATCAACTGATGCTCCGAATTATAAGTACAAACCAACAACGCCATTGCAATATGGTTATGAGAACGACCAGCAGACAGCCGGGTCAGCACAATCAAACTATAAACATACAAACTACTTAAAGCGAGGTGAAACATCAATAATCGATTTAAATTCACTCAGAAGAAAAGCagcaaaaaatggcaatgatgTAAAACCATATTTGGATAAAACTTTGAGAAGAGGTTTATCTAATATACTTAAAAATCAACCATATGAAGGAAAACGTAGAGTATGGACAAAACCAGGTAAACAATTTGCGGAAAAAGTAAAGTATTGGATGGTAAAACTTATTGAAAAACCTACCATCATTTCTTTTGAAAGATTCATCAATTTACTTAAAACGAAATATTCAAACATCGACGACATTCCTGACATAATATATGAATCTGTCATTCAGTGCGAAGGTCCGGTAAAAATGCTATATATGATCAAGAAGGGAgacgttttaaaatatttcaacctCTTCTGCCAATCTTCTGAATCTACAAAGAAAATCACAGCCATGGTTGCTTTTATAAGGATATGGGAACAACTAAAAGATATGTCAACTATTGGAAAAGATTGTTGTAATTGTGAAAAGAGAAAAGTTGTAACAATTCAGAAAGAAAGCAGTGATAGTGAAAGTGAATCAGATGCATCATTAGAATCAGTGTCTAGCGATGAAAGTAGTGGGGAAGATTCAAGCAGCACTGAACCAGAACCATTTTTTGATGAAGAAGATTACAAAAGTAGCGATGATTACAGTAAAAGCAGCGGAAGTTCCAGCACGGACAGTAAAAATACAGATGAAAAGTATGAAGACGATTCTTCAAGCAGCTCATATTCCGAACCAGTTTTTAATGAGTTGGCTTACAAGACTACTAAAGATGAAAGTAAAAGCAGCGGAAGTTCTAGCATGGAAAGTCAAATTACAGATGAAAAATACGATGGCGATTCCTCCAGCAACTCGGATCCCGAACCGTCCTATAAGAAAAAGTCATATCAGAGTACCAAAAGTAAAAGTGTAAGTAGCGAAAGTTTAAGCAGGGAGAATCAAAACGATGACTACAAATACTCATCAAAGGAAATCCAAAGTTCATCTAAGGACGATTCCTCAAGCTATTCAGAACCTGAGCCGGTTTATGAAAAGTTAGCAAACAAAGACATTTCAAGTGAAAGTGGAAGTTCTTCTGCGGACCTTTCATCAAGCAGCATAGAACCCGAACCTGAAGCGCTTTACGATGATTTAAATAGTAAAAGTTTAGGTAGCGAAAGTTCCAGTGCAGAAAGTCAACATTTAGATGATAAAGGAAAATCAAGTGAAAGCAAAAGTTCATCAGCAGACAGTGATTCAAGCAGCTCGGAATCTGGACCGCTTTTAAGGGATGCTAATAAAGACAAtttaagatattaa
- the LOC128163798 gene encoding uncharacterized protein LOC128163798 — protein sequence MKTGILESLMVWYFCSAVGGKQTLLTDFSYKRPSHAVGGPNTFSAKKLLKQSQLKTKGAASVHDLKIPKVLQSGQKSVDKPDLVKSVRKQDLDNPKTIENLAKPDSIRFNTPQSGENKNMQLINSEVIASQIDQVSSNKVPQKDIQLKTGASDLEFFTSAKEAHDKHLRIVDHSSTPIPQLVTSQKDIDLTIPDTVITPGLEHLRTGPTPIYEIPFCSWIDPNKCPDVSTVQPECLEYPKVDSLYGECKSCPLIISWCFEPNDMAGSGKLHDNSPLDVVLNAGNMKAPKFALAINRPVIL from the exons atgaaaacaggcATCCTTGAGTCTTTGATGGTCTGGTATTTCTGTTCTGCTG tTGGGGGAAAACAAACGTTATTAACGGACTTCAGTTATAAGAGACCTTCACACGCCGTAGGAGGACCAAATACTTTTTCAGCTAAAAAGCTTCTAAAACAGTCGCAGCTAAAAACCAAAGGAGCTGCAAGCGTTCATGACTTAAAAATACCGAAGGTGTTACAATCTGGACAAAAATCAGTTGATAAACCTGACCTAGTGAAGTCGGTAAGAAAACAAGACTTAGACAATCCAAAAACAATAGAAAACTTGGCAAAACCTGATTCTATCAGGTTTAACACACCACAAAGCGGAGAGAATAAAaacatgcaacttattaatTCCGAAGTCATAGCGTCACAAATAGATCAAGTTTCTTCGAACAAGGTTCCTCAGAAAGACATTCAACTGAAAACTGGTGCTTCAGACCTCGAATTTTTCACATCTGCAAAAGAGGCACATGATAAACATCTTCGTATAGTTGATCATTCTTCCACACCTATTCCACAACTCGTAACATCTCAAAAAGATATTGATTTAACAATCCCAGACACAGTTATTACTCCAGGGTTGGAACATCTTAGAACAGGACCAACACCAATTTATGAAATTCCATTCTGTTCATGGATAGATCCAAATAAATGCCCAGATGTTAGTACAGTACAGCCGGAATGCCTCGAATATCCAAAGGTCGACTCCCTTTATGGGGAATGTAAATCATGCCCACTTATTATCAGTTGGTGCTTCGAACCCAACGACATGGCTGGGAGCGGAAAACTGCATGATAATTCTCCATTAGATGTTGTGTTAAATGCCGGAAATATGAAAGCGCCAAAATTTGCGTTGGCTATCAATCGACCAGTTATTTTATAA
- the LOC128162479 gene encoding adhesive plaque matrix protein-like isoform X2, which yields MKQEHENQIHITMLKRLLSTVVLVAFCKNVAFSRVIVHPVQYPPGHDALNRPKIQMMHDPDIVWKEHAYPAHIYPNNEQFVNDINSPHLDYDQLLSTFENTLSDVQKNLDYVNYPGGISGHVRDNVATSRRLGNVVTGPYKKIHAVGNRESKTNFGSKILNNGVYESSAWHSSKGGLTNSRKISPMNRKNSLHFNGILNEKSDSYKYPDGQSVKQSLNNYKEHDSISQYNPKDYLQTTEEANAEYILKTLQQKGYENINPDYKGSKYDSKTSSSQSKDYIKHHPVTRPKKYDYHPTESPSNYQKATTHSPKDYVKYHTTTSVPNYVYKATTPWHYFYQKHQPTTETPGHVYKPTTPQQYKYREHPTTATSEYVYKITTPQPYDYNKYQPTTKRPQQYNKKKYSAIESLKFILKPTTTQPFDYVKYQQTTEVPTYVHDPTTPWPIDYRKYQPTTKAPEYKHEPQQQYAYHSKKYPAIGGSKYDYKTTTAQPYGNEKYQTTTEAPSYVYDPTTMPMVYKGYKENQHKEYDYKTTTPQPYDNKKYQTTTKAASYFYDPTTIPMVYKGYKENQPKGALKYDYKSTTPQPYDYKKYQTTTEAPDYLYDRTSPKSIDYKKYQSKQALKHDYKTPTPKQYGYKQTTTEAPKYDYKTTTPKQYGDIATTPWHYYQEKSTTASPKYDYKTTTPQQYGDIVTTPIHYYHEKSTTASPKYDYKSTTQSYDYRKYEPTTQKYGFPATTEINNYNKYDLTSKAPKYDYKTSTPLPKDYKKYQTTTGAPNYHSRSKSSTESYDYTGYHTTTETSAYDYKTTSPQFDYKKYQPTTKPPKYDYKPTTSAYDYKIYKSTTEIPEYKTTTPQQYSYMKYSTTTVSPKYDLKSTTPMQYKFKKYQTTTSGPEYDTKLTTPPHYSYRKYQSSTDAPNYKYKPTTPLQYGYENDQQTAGQNAEHTRSFPDGEKTQMILLDSVVCNGNEANIYSCSHEDIGVHDCSHGEDVGVICK from the exons ATGAAACAAGAACATGAAAACCAGATTCATATCACTATGCTGAAGAGATTACTATCAACTGTTGTACTG GTGGCGTTTTGTAAAAACGTCGCTTTTTCTCGAGTTATTGTCCATCCAGTTCAATACCCACCAGGCCATGATGCCTTAAACCGGCCAAAGATTCAAATGATGCACGACCCTGACATCGTTTGGAAAGAGCATGCATATCCTGCCCACATATATCCGAACAACGAACAGTTCGTAAACGATATAAATTCTCCTCATTTGGACTATGACCAGTTACTGTCAACGTTTGAAAATACACTCTCAGATGTACAAAAGAATTTGGATTACGTGAACTACCCTGGGGGAATTTCTGGACACGTGAGAGATAATGTCGCAACTTCGCGCCGTCTTGGTAACGTAGTTACCGGTCCATACAAAAAGATCCATGCTGTGGGAAATAGAGAATCGAAAACAAATTTTGGatcaaagattttaaataaCGGTGTTTATGAATCTTCTGCATGGCATTCATCAAAGGGAGGTTTGACAAACAGTAGGAAAATATCACCAATGAACAGGAAAAACAGCTTGCACTTTAACGGAATTCTGAATGAAAAAAGTGACAGTTATAAATATCCAGATGGACAATCAGTCAAGCAGtcgttgaataattataaagaaCACGACTCAATTTCGCAATACAATCCAAAAGATTACCTGCAAACAACTGAAGAAGCAAATGCAGAATACATTCTAAAGACGCTACAACAGAAAGGCTACGAAAACATCAATCCAGATTACAAAGGGTCAAAGTATGATTCAAAGACGTCCTCATCACAGTCAAAAGACTACATAAAACATCACCCTGTAACTCGACCTAAAAAATATGATTACCATCCAACTGAATCTCCAAGCAATTACCAAAAAGCCACTACGCACTCTCCAAAGGACTACGTAAAGTATCACACAACAACCAGCGTTCCAAATTACGTCTACAAAGCCACAACACCTTGGCATTATTTTTATCAGAAACATCAACCAACAACGGAAACTCCTGGTCATGTGTACAAGCCTACTACTCCGCAACAGTATAAATATAGGGAGCACCCAACAACTGCAACTTCTGAGTATGTTTACAAAATCACAACACCACAGCCATATGATTACAACAAATATCAACCGACAACAAAACGTCCACAGCAGTATAATAAGAAGAAATACTCTGCAATCGAATCTCTAAAATTTATCCTTAAGCCTACCACAACACAACCATTTGATTACGTTAAATATCAACAAACAACCGAAGTTCCGACTTATGTGCATGACCCGACCACGCCATGGCCGATCGATTATAGAAAGTATCAACCAACAACTAAAGCACCGGAATACAAACATGAACCCCAACAGCAGTATGCATATCATAGCAAGAAATATCCAGCAATTGGAGGTTCGAAATATGACTACAAAACTACAACAGCACAACCATATGGTAATGAAAAATACCAGACAACAACTGAAGCTCCAAGTTATGTTTATGACCCGACTACTATGCCGATGGTTTACAAAGGATATAAGGAAAATCAACATAAAGAATATGACTATAAAACTACAACACCGCAGCCATATGATAACAAGAAATACCAGACAACAACTAAAGCTGCAAGTTATTTTTATGACCCGACTACTATTCCGATGGTTTACAAGGGATACAAGGAAAATCAACCTAAAGGAGCTCTAAAATATGACTATAAAAGTACAACACCGCAGCCATATGATTACAAGAAATACCAGACAACAACCGAAGCACCAGATTATCTTTATGACCGTACTTCACCAAAGTCAATTGATTATAAGAAATATCAATCAAAGCAAGCTCTTAAACATGATTATAAAACACCAACGCCAAAACAATATGgctacaaacaaacaacaactgAGGCGCCTAAATATGACTACAAAACTACAACACCTAAACAATATGGCGACATAGCTACAACACCGTGGCATTATTATCAAGAGAAATCGACAACCGCATCCCCAAAATATGActacaaaacaacaacaccaCAGCAATATGGCGACATCGTTACAACACCGATACATTACTATCATGAGAAATCGACAACCGCTTCTCCAAAATATGACTACAAAAGTACAACACAGTCATATGATTATCGGAAATATGAGCCAACAACTCAAAAATATGGTTTTCCCGCTACAACAGAgataaataattacaacaaatatGATCTTACATCAAAAGCGCCAAAATACGACTACAAAACTTCAACACCATTACCAAAGGATTACAAGAAATACCAAACAACAACCGGAGCTCCAAATTATCACTCAAGATCAAAATCATCAACTGAGTCCTATGATTACACTGGATATCACACAACAACGGAAACCTCGGCCTATGACTACAAAACAACAAGCCCGCAGtttgattacaaaaaatatcaacCAACAACAAAGCCACCAAAATATGACTATAAACCTACAACATCGGCATATGATTACAAGATTTATAAATCAACTACCGAGATTCCAGAATACAAAACTACAACACCACAACAGTACAGTTATATGAAATATTCAACGACAACTGTGTCACCAAAATATGACCTCAAATCAACAACACCTATGCAGTATAAATTCAAGAAATACCAAACAACAACTAGCGGTCCGGAATATGACACCAAACTTACTACACCGCCACACTATAGTTACAGGAAATATCAATCATCAACTGATGCTCCGAATTATAAGTACAAACCAACAACGCCATTGCAATATGGTTATGAGAACGACCAGCAGACAGCCGG